Within the Senegalia massiliensis genome, the region AATAAAAAAAGTAGACGGTGAAGTAATTGATGAGATGACGAAAGGTAAAACTCATGGTGGTATTATAGCGAAGGCTAGCGAGAAGAGATTTTTAACTTTAGAAAATCTTATTGAAGATAATGATAATCCTTTTATTGTAATGTTAGATGGTATAGAAGATCCGTATAATTTTGGATATGCAGTAAGAAGTCTTTATTTAGCTGGTGTAGATGGGGTAGTAGTGAAGCCGAGGAATTGGATGGAAGCTACTAGTATTGTTGCCAAAGCTTCAGCAGGTACTACAGAACTTATGCCTATGGCTATAGCAGAAGATATAGATTATGCTGCAGAATTTTTTAGTAGCAATGGATTAAATATAGCAGCTACTGCAAAGAAAGATTCAAAATCATTATATGACGTAAATTTAGATATACCTACATTTTTACTTATTGGTGGAGAGAAAAGAGGAATAACTAGATCGTTTTTAGATAAAGCAGATACTATAATTAGTATTCCTTATGGTAGAGATGAAGGGATTTCACTTGCAGCTACTTCAGCAACTTCAATAATCGCATTTGAAATGATGAGGCAAAAAAATAATAAATTGAAATGAAATATTAATTAGCTTTTTATAGAGAAATATAATATAATTAAAATATAGCATCCAATGGAAAACTTTAGAAAAAAATTTATGTTTATGGATATTAAACTTAGATATAAAAGTTAAATCTAAGTTTAAGCTAAGTTAGGGGGCTAAAAATGGGTATATTAAAGAAATTTATGCAAAGCGAAAACACATGTTATATTTGCCAAGATAATCCATTGGATAAAGAATTAATTTATGACGTAAAAATTAAACAGTGCTATCATATGGAATGTCTCAAAGAACAATCTATTAAAAAAATTCAAAATGCCATTACATCAGTTGATGATATTTAGTGTTAAAAGAAGTATAGAAATTTTTCTATACTTCTTTTTTTATTAATAACTGTAATCTTATTGTAATTAAAAATTTACTATATCAAAATAATGAGTGGGTATAAATAAAGTATGGTATAAAATAAAACAAGTTTAAATATTATAAAATGGGGGTGAAAATATGAAAGACAAAAAAATCCTTTTACTTTTTTGTATTATAACTATAGTGCTTATAATTTCACTTACTTTAGATAAAAAAGATATTGAAGGAATAAAAAATATAATTGTAATAGAAAAAGAAGATGAAGAAATAAGTAAAAATAATAAAGAAAAAGAAAATGAAAAAACAAAAGATTATAAAAAAGAAAATGAAGAAAATAGAGATAAAAAAATATATATAGAAAAACAAGGTGATAAAACATATATAAAATCAAAATTAGAATCAATAAATCCTATAACAGATTTATCT harbors:
- a CDS encoding TrmH family RNA methyltransferase, whose product is MTKEYILEGKLSIESAIKAKSRRISRIYVDKDKKSRRIKNFISWVDRKGIKIKKVDGEVIDEMTKGKTHGGIIAKASEKRFLTLENLIEDNDNPFIVMLDGIEDPYNFGYAVRSLYLAGVDGVVVKPRNWMEATSIVAKASAGTTELMPMAIAEDIDYAAEFFSSNGLNIAATAKKDSKSLYDVNLDIPTFLLIGGEKRGITRSFLDKADTIISIPYGRDEGISLAATSATSIIAFEMMRQKNNKLK